One Drosophila santomea strain STO CAGO 1482 chromosome X, Prin_Dsan_1.1, whole genome shotgun sequence DNA segment encodes these proteins:
- the LOC120456960 gene encoding glycerol-3-phosphate phosphatase has product MSPPRHILKLSLEEQRQFIDSFDLVISDCDGVVWLLVGWIPNTGAAVNALKAAGKQIKFVSNNSFRSEEGYMEMFRHIGAKNVQEDDIIHPVKTIVRYLQKHKPGQRVFSLMSLEANETLRKHNIEFESLQVKEHLTAASLVDHLAIEKPVGAVLFDIHLDLSYVELAKAIRHLQEDDDCQLIAGGSDVIMPLAANLNVAGFFDFLEHVKRYTQREATFLGKPSPILGEMFGEMFEIRDCKRCIFIGDTLVQDVQFGKACGFQSLLVLSGCLTKEDMLNAPVEAQPDYYADSLADFTQLLENIQK; this is encoded by the exons ATGTCGCCACCACGTCACATTTTGAAACTCAGCCTCGAGGAGCAGCGGCAGTTCATCGATTCCTTCGATCTGGTGATCAGCGACTGTGATGGAGTCGTCTGGCTGCTGGTCGGCTGGATTCCGAACACCGGAGCCGCCGTCAATGCCTTGAAAGCGGCCGGCAAGCAAATCAAGTTCGTGTCGAACAACAGCTTCCGGTCCGAGGAGGGTTACATGGAGATGTTTCGGCACATTGGCGCCAAGAACGTCCAGGAGGACGACATCATTCATCCGGTGAAGACCATTGTCAGGTACCTGCAGAAGCACAAACCGGGGCAGCGCGTTTTCTCCCTCATGTCCTTGGAAGCAAACGAAACGTTGCGTAAGCACAACATTGAGTTTGAGTCGCTG CAAGTCAAGGAGCACCTGACGGCCGCGTCGCTGGTGGATCACCTGGCCATTGAGAAGCCCGTGGGAGCAGTGCTTTTCGACATCCACCTGGACCTCTCGTACGTGGAGCTGGCGAAGGCCATCAGGCACCTGCAGGAGGACGACGACTGCCAGTTGATAGCCGGCGGCAGCGATGTCATCATGCCACTGGCGGCGAACCTCAATGTGGCCGGGTTCTTTGACTTCCTGGAGCACGTTAAGCGATACACGCAACGCGAGGCCACGTTCCTGGGCAAGCCGTCGCCCATTTTGGGCGAGATGTTTGGCGAAATGTTCGAGATACGGGACTGCAAGCGCTGCATCTTTATCGGGGACACCCTGGTGCAGGATGTGCAATTCGGCAAGGCCTGTGGCTTCCAATCCCTGCTGGTACTTAGCGGCTGCCTGACCAAGGAGGACATGCTGAACGCCCCGGTGGAAGCCCAGCCGGACTACTATGCTGATAGCTTGGCGGACTTCACGCAGCTGCTTGAAAATATTCAGAAATAG
- the LOC120456959 gene encoding translation initiation factor eIF-2B subunit beta — protein sequence MKEQPLKEITQLIHAIKVGLVEGSYNITNKTLDIFKYIIMSKSWQNADALMQIVRDQCKILQAALPQETVTSNIARRILKLTREEFDLLHAKVQHFADDSQASMSLHKLVTQTSESNVSVDYSVPQQGLREALLDHLQEVETELETSSENICVQAEEHIHSSEIILTLGHSRSVENFLKRAIKKRQFLTIIVAECAPACRGHNLAASLAGEKNVEIVVIPDAAIFAMMSRVNKVIIGTHSVLANGGLRAACGAYTVALAAKHYSVPVIVLAPMYKLSPLHLCEQDAFNMVGCAEDVIPYDSIPAREAKVYSPMFDYVPPELVTLFISNTGGHAPSYVYRLLTELYHPEDLEI from the exons ATGAAGGAGCAGCCACTCAAGGAGATCACCCAGCTGATCCACGCCATCAAAGTGGG GTTGGTGGAGGGATCCTACAACATAACCAACAAGACGCTGGACATCTTCAAGTACATCATCATGAGCAAGAGCTGGCAGAACGCCGA TGCTCTCATGCAGATTGTTCGCGACCAGTGTAAAATCCTGCAGGCAGCTCTGCCCCAGGAGACGGTTACCTCGAACATTGCCAGGCGGATCCTCAAGCTGACTCGCGAGGAGTTTGACCTGCTGCACGCCAAGGTGCAGCACTTTGCGGACGACTCGCAGGCCTCGATGTCGCTCCACAAACTGGTCACTCAGACCAGCGAGAGCAACGTCAGCGTAGATTATTCCGTGCCGCAGCAGGGATTGCGGGAGGCGCTGCTCGATCATCTACAGGAAGTGGAAACGGAGCTGGAGACCAGCTCGGAGAACATTTGCGTCCAGGCCGAGGAGCACATTCACTCGTCGGAGATCATTTTGACACTGGGTCACTCGCGCAGCGTCGAGAACTTCCTCAAAAGGGCGATCAAGAAGCGTCAGTTTCTCACCATCATCGTGGCCGAGTGTGCGCCAGCCTGCCGG GGTCACAATTTGGCTGCCAGCTTGGCCGGCGAGAAGAATGTGGAGATCGTGGTGATCCCGGATGCGGCCATCTTCGCAATGATGTCGCGCGTCAACAAGGTGATAATCGGCACGCACAGTGTGCTGGCCAATGGCGGACTCAGAGCGGCCTGCGGAGCCTACACAGTGGCCCTGGCCGCCAAGCACTACTCCGTGCCGGTCATTGTACTGGCGCCCATGTACAAACTCTCCCCGCTGCATCTGTGCGAGCAGGACGCCTTCAATATGGTCGGCTGTGCGGAGGATGTGATACCCTACGATTCGATTCCGGCACGCGAAGCCAAGGTCTACAGTCCCATGTTCGATTACGTGCCTCCGGAGCTGGTCACCCTCTTCATATCCAACAC cggtggccacgccccctcgtATGTGTATCGCCTCCTTACGGAACTGTATCATCCCGAAGATCTGGAGATTTGA
- the LOC120456958 gene encoding UDP-N-acetylglucosamine transporter isoform X2, protein MNSIHMNANTLKYISLLTLTLQNAILGLSMRYARTRPGDIFLSSTAVLMAEFAKLITCLFLVFNEEGKDAQKFVRSLHKTIIANPMDTLKVCVPSLVYIVQNNLLYVSASHLDAATYQVTYQLKILTTAMFAVVILRRKLLNTQWGALLLLVMGIVLVQLAQTEGPSSGSAGGAAAAAATAASAGGAPEQNRMLGLWAALGACFLSGFAGIYFEKILKGAEISVWMRNVQLSLLSIPFGLLTCLVNDGSRIFDQGFFKGYDLFVWYLVLLQAGGGLIVAVVVKYADNILKGFATSLAIIISCVASIYIFDFNLTLQFSFGAGLVIASIFLYGYDPARSTPKPTMQGPGGDEEKLLPRV, encoded by the exons ATGAACAGCATACACA TGAACGCCAATACGCTGAAGTACATCAGCCTGCTGACGCTGACCCTGCAGAATGCCATCCTGGGCCTCAGCATGCGCTATGCCCGCACCCGGCCAGGCGACATCTTCCTCAGCTCCACGG CCGTACTCATGGCCGAGTTTGCCAAACTGATCACGTGCCTGTTCCTGGTCTTCAACGAGGAGGGCAAGGATGCCCAGAAGTTTGTCCGCTCGCTGCACAAGACCATCATTGCGAATCCCATGGACACGCTGAAGGTGTGCGTCCCCTCGCTGGTCTACATCGTGCAGAACAACCTGCTGTACGTCTCTGCCTCCCATTTGGATGCGGCCACCTACCAGGTGACGTACCAGCTGAAGATTCTCACCACGGCCATGTTCGCGGTTGTCATCCTGCGGCGCAAGCTGCTGAACACACAGTGGGGagcgctgctgctcctggtcaTGGGCATCGTCCTGGTGCAGTTGGCCCAAACGGAGGGACCGTCGAGTGGTTCAGCCggtggagctgcagcagcagcagccacggCCGCCTCCGCTGGAGGAGCACCTGAGCAGAACAGGATGCTCGGACTGTGGGCCGCATTGGGCGCCTGCTTCCTGTCCGGATTTGCGGGCATCTACTTTGAGAAGATCCTCAAGGGTGCCGAGATCTCCGTGTGGATGAGGAATGTGCAGTTGAGTCTGCTTAGCATTCCCTTCGGCCTGCTCACCTGCTTAGTGAACGACGGCAGCAGGATCTTCGATCAGGGATTCTTTAAGGGCTACGATCTGTTTGTCTGGTatctggtgctgctgcaggcCGGCGGTGGATTGATTGTGGCCGTGGTGGTCAAGTATGCGGATAACATACTCAAGGGCTTCGCCACCTCGCTGGCCATCATCATCTCGTGCGTGGCCTCCATCTACATCTTCGATTTCAATCTCACGCTGCAGTTCAGCTTTGGAGCTGGGCTGGTCATCGCCTCGATCTTTCTCTACGGCTACGATCCTGCCAGGTCTACGCCGAAGCCAACTATGCAGGGACCTGGTGGCGATGAGGAGAAGCTGCTGCCCCGCGTCTAG
- the LOC120456958 gene encoding UDP-N-acetylglucosamine transporter isoform X1 produces the protein MALLPAPITYSYSHRPVNANTLKYISLLTLTLQNAILGLSMRYARTRPGDIFLSSTAVLMAEFAKLITCLFLVFNEEGKDAQKFVRSLHKTIIANPMDTLKVCVPSLVYIVQNNLLYVSASHLDAATYQVTYQLKILTTAMFAVVILRRKLLNTQWGALLLLVMGIVLVQLAQTEGPSSGSAGGAAAAAATAASAGGAPEQNRMLGLWAALGACFLSGFAGIYFEKILKGAEISVWMRNVQLSLLSIPFGLLTCLVNDGSRIFDQGFFKGYDLFVWYLVLLQAGGGLIVAVVVKYADNILKGFATSLAIIISCVASIYIFDFNLTLQFSFGAGLVIASIFLYGYDPARSTPKPTMQGPGGDEEKLLPRV, from the exons ATGGCGCTCCTGCCCGCCCCCATCACGTATTCCTATTCCCATCGCCCAGTGAACGCCAATACGCTGAAGTACATCAGCCTGCTGACGCTGACCCTGCAGAATGCCATCCTGGGCCTCAGCATGCGCTATGCCCGCACCCGGCCAGGCGACATCTTCCTCAGCTCCACGG CCGTACTCATGGCCGAGTTTGCCAAACTGATCACGTGCCTGTTCCTGGTCTTCAACGAGGAGGGCAAGGATGCCCAGAAGTTTGTCCGCTCGCTGCACAAGACCATCATTGCGAATCCCATGGACACGCTGAAGGTGTGCGTCCCCTCGCTGGTCTACATCGTGCAGAACAACCTGCTGTACGTCTCTGCCTCCCATTTGGATGCGGCCACCTACCAGGTGACGTACCAGCTGAAGATTCTCACCACGGCCATGTTCGCGGTTGTCATCCTGCGGCGCAAGCTGCTGAACACACAGTGGGGagcgctgctgctcctggtcaTGGGCATCGTCCTGGTGCAGTTGGCCCAAACGGAGGGACCGTCGAGTGGTTCAGCCggtggagctgcagcagcagcagccacggCCGCCTCCGCTGGAGGAGCACCTGAGCAGAACAGGATGCTCGGACTGTGGGCCGCATTGGGCGCCTGCTTCCTGTCCGGATTTGCGGGCATCTACTTTGAGAAGATCCTCAAGGGTGCCGAGATCTCCGTGTGGATGAGGAATGTGCAGTTGAGTCTGCTTAGCATTCCCTTCGGCCTGCTCACCTGCTTAGTGAACGACGGCAGCAGGATCTTCGATCAGGGATTCTTTAAGGGCTACGATCTGTTTGTCTGGTatctggtgctgctgcaggcCGGCGGTGGATTGATTGTGGCCGTGGTGGTCAAGTATGCGGATAACATACTCAAGGGCTTCGCCACCTCGCTGGCCATCATCATCTCGTGCGTGGCCTCCATCTACATCTTCGATTTCAATCTCACGCTGCAGTTCAGCTTTGGAGCTGGGCTGGTCATCGCCTCGATCTTTCTCTACGGCTACGATCCTGCCAGGTCTACGCCGAAGCCAACTATGCAGGGACCTGGTGGCGATGAGGAGAAGCTGCTGCCCCGCGTCTAG